A genomic stretch from Candidatus Tectomicrobia bacterium includes:
- a CDS encoding ABC transporter substrate-binding protein, with the protein MKKYLSPYRTRWILLASILAGAFLPTESGYAQGGNDTIVVAHEAAVPNLDPAQALGLHSLRVIRFISEGLVTTKKDEPEVSPLLAKSWDISPNGLEWTFHLQENVRFHDGEPLTAEAVKYSYERFMDPKHPEYKCGKWTFVVGYARPIKRIDVVNAHTVKLVLHYKHAGFLGYLSNVNFGIVSPKAAKQSCNDFGSKPVGTGTYRLETWQRGVKLSLIRNEHYWGKKGAPKRIIFRPVPEEQTRVAELLSGGVDVIVPVFPDSIPQVEKNKDTRIIKVPGLTIWYVALNLDRKIFQNQKVRQALNYAIDREAIVRDVLKNTGIVATQAVHPSSWGHNPNARKYPYDPERAKKLLAEAGFPNGFSLKLWAPTSGSGMQLPKEMAQVIQANLAAIGVQTKLEVFEWGTYLAKVREKQRSFDMAAMSWYQKVRDPDVTLYPLFYSKNVPFVNLMKYNNPEVDRLLGEAREVFDEGKRKVIYQKIVEIVNEEVPWIPIDHQYEVVGVRANVHGVSMNPNGWLLSLEDAYKK; encoded by the coding sequence ATGAAGAAATATCTGAGTCCTTATCGCACGCGATGGATTCTATTGGCGTCAATTCTCGCTGGGGCGTTCCTGCCGACGGAGTCAGGATATGCACAAGGGGGGAACGATACTATCGTCGTCGCCCATGAGGCCGCGGTTCCCAACCTTGATCCCGCTCAGGCACTTGGGCTGCACTCCTTGCGGGTCATCCGTTTCATCTCCGAGGGTTTGGTGACGACGAAAAAGGACGAACCTGAAGTGTCGCCTCTCTTGGCGAAGTCGTGGGACATTTCTCCGAACGGCCTCGAATGGACGTTCCACCTCCAAGAAAACGTTCGGTTCCATGACGGGGAACCGCTGACCGCCGAGGCGGTGAAGTACAGCTACGAGCGCTTCATGGACCCCAAGCATCCCGAGTATAAGTGCGGCAAATGGACTTTCGTCGTGGGTTATGCGCGACCCATCAAGCGAATCGATGTCGTCAACGCTCATACGGTGAAGCTCGTCCTTCACTACAAACATGCCGGCTTCCTCGGCTATCTCTCCAATGTGAACTTCGGAATTGTCAGCCCCAAAGCGGCGAAACAATCGTGCAACGACTTTGGCTCCAAGCCCGTGGGGACGGGCACCTACAGGCTCGAGACTTGGCAGCGCGGGGTGAAACTCTCCCTGATTCGCAATGAGCACTACTGGGGCAAGAAGGGTGCTCCAAAACGGATCATCTTCCGGCCCGTGCCCGAGGAACAAACACGCGTCGCCGAACTTCTTTCGGGCGGTGTTGATGTGATCGTCCCGGTCTTCCCGGATTCCATCCCCCAAGTTGAGAAAAACAAGGATACCCGGATCATCAAGGTGCCCGGCCTCACAATCTGGTATGTGGCCTTGAACCTCGACAGGAAGATCTTCCAGAATCAAAAAGTCCGCCAAGCTCTCAATTATGCGATTGACCGGGAGGCCATCGTCCGCGATGTGCTCAAGAACACCGGTATCGTGGCCACTCAGGCGGTCCATCCCTCAAGCTGGGGGCACAACCCCAATGCGCGCAAGTACCCGTACGATCCTGAAAGAGCGAAAAAACTTCTGGCGGAAGCCGGTTTCCCAAATGGATTTTCTTTGAAGTTGTGGGCGCCGACGTCCGGCTCGGGCATGCAACTTCCGAAAGAGATGGCCCAGGTCATACAGGCTAACCTCGCTGCCATCGGCGTCCAAACAAAACTCGAAGTCTTCGAATGGGGAACCTACCTGGCAAAAGTGCGGGAGAAACAACGCTCTTTCGATATGGCGGCCATGTCCTGGTATCAGAAGGTGAGAGACCCGGATGTTACCCTTTATCCTCTTTTCTACTCGAAGAATGTCCCCTTCGTGAATCTGATGAAGTACAACAATCCGGAGGTCGACCGGCTTCTTGGTGAGGCCCGCGAGGTCTTCGACGAGGGGAAGCGCAAAGTCATTTACCAGAAAATCGTGGAGATCGTGAACGAGGAGGTTCCCTGGATTCCGATAGATCATCAGTACGAGGTGGTGGGCGTGCGCGCCAATGTGCACGGAGTATCCATGAATCCCAATGGGTGGCTCCTCTCGCTTGAAGACGCATATAAGAAATAA